The following proteins are encoded in a genomic region of Plasmodium coatneyi strain Hackeri chromosome 2, complete sequence:
- a CDS encoding SICA antigen, with protein sequence MTQDNGSADADKLCDKNQWTDSFLSEKDREACRYINRGLKHIYSITEWKDDTPEKMKKDNREFKQIMLCAALNAYADLLQEKAKDTCPIDDQKIKDMFKKGNGKKSAWCKGNECVECTRDVTYKTCMVGDSSKQTKVEEKLKTILEGDQEIQKTLTSITSINNFCTLLQCVTKKWFTNNKKGQPVTWSEMQKDIEQRATDMFTKISKDSKYIPRYCSNNTEQSSKIVTDPEKQACQYITAGLKHIYEIQEVDSDKDKGKGGSDQKAKDNREFKQTMLCAVLNAYIDKLKQQVKSPCKVDEETIKQVFEKGNEQLTKSCKGKTGQDNNCVQCERVKDLDCTVGGQNTKDKLKDMLSKDKNVEQTLSTISSLNRNLCDSAQCVISQWTRDKREEVQAEKGKNEVWEKDSWNDITQRINPLAKAMVQADTELDNKCNGMQGEKNEACKQIVRGLKHIYGIKKGETKKEPSKTSNRIFKQIMSCFILNVYSDLIKDKCTNTSINVQDLFNVGKDLYTDECKEKPCDPCKWDTCDDMNFNKKNLRNEIKTELQKDEEIQSALEAIKKICQQNAKPPESAQTNADQSGGSSSSGGSKPPAPGGAPAAEKTKDSGELAKKDEVVSNIVPSGKEDMDLPPLEDEDVHHTKSSLDEDEEKWMRSNPKGSHVSVVESSTQLIPEPNVPVGTKNENKVGSSMRDPPTHADIQPPSTGTDTQTPSGSAPQSPAAPATNHVADNEKKKSMNTQDDDTAKSGAGPRGPASTEGGEVIGGQGGQASAGSGTSQDVGTAGNSQDGTADGAEAEPHGEAPGAAAAPGLAGPARLAPRPSIVIPSIHGPRGTGGHGSKVPILKPTEARGPPSAVPISSKIDNLPDLLTPYLPTIPVFLGMSAMSYLLWKYFVLPRKRRRHRRVHQVRAPPTVQEQLFPHVDDQADGPHKYTLVKERRQPRSVPTRTMKPKKQGVGRRVGHRTIIDIHLELLDECQKGDLHSTKEDFFEILVQEFMGSNFIEEQNVPSPDFGFQAQIPDFGRENSVPEEQIFRHNISNEQVPCSDSGFMKENFVPKEGVPRERVPSSDSVFREEDVFPKENVPGVDVPMEQVQNSDSGFLEEDFVPKEEVPKKGVPKEGVPEEDIPKEQVPSLDTGFREENFVPEEIVFLRKNFLGIRFEVQGSGFREEGSVPMKQVSMEDVP encoded by the exons ATGACCCAGGACAACGGCTCAGCCGATGCCGATAAGCTATGCGATAAGAATCAATGGACTGATAGTTTCTTAAGTGAAAAGGACAGAGAGGCTTGCAGGTACATTAACAGAGGTttgaagcatatatatagtattaCAGAATGGAAAGATGACACTCCcgaaaagatgaaaaaggatAACAGGGAGTTCAAGCAGATCATGTTATGTGCTGCATTGAACGCCTACGCTGATCTCCTTCAAGAGAAAGCAAAGGACACATGCCCTATTGATgatcaaaaaataaaagatatgtttaagaaaggaaatggaaagaaaagtgcTTGGTGTAAAGGTAATGAGTGTGTTGAATGCACAAGGGACGTAACTTATAAAACTTGCATGGTAGGGGATAGCAGCAAGCAAACAAAAGtagaggaaaaattgaagacaATACTTGAAGGTGATcaggaaatacaaaaaactcTAACTTCCATAACTTCTATAAATAACTTCTGCACACTCCTGCAATGCGTAACAAAGAAATGGTTCACAAACAATAAGAAAGGTCAGCCGGTAACCTGG AGTGAAATGCAGAAGGACATCGAGCAGAGGGCCACAGATATGTTTACTAAAATATCTAAAGATAGCAAATATATTCCACGTTATTGTTCGAATAATACAGAGCAAAGTAGTAAAATAGTCACTGACCCAGAGAAACAAGCATGTCAATACATTACTGCTGGATTAAAGCATATTTATGAAATTCAAGAGGTGGACAGTGATAAGGATAAGGGTAAAGGAGGCAGTGATCAGAAGGCCAAGGACAACAGAGAGTTCAAACAAACCATGTTATGTGCAGTACTGAACGCATACATAGATAAATTGAAACAACAAGTTAAATCTCCCTGTAAGGTCGATGAGGAAACAATAAAACAAGTATTTGAGAAAGGGAATGAGCAACTTACGAAGTCATGTAAGGGTAAGACTGGTCAAGACAATAATTGTGTTCAATGTGAGAGGGTTAAAGACTTAGATTGTACAGTAGGGGGACAGAACACAAAGGACAAATTGAAGGACATGCTCAGtaaagataaaaatgtagaacaaACTCTGTCTACTATAAGTTCTCTAAATAGGAACTTATGTGATAGCGCCCAGTGCGTAATATCACAATGGACCAGggacaaaagggaagaggttCAAGcggaaaagggcaaaaacGAGGTGTGGGAG AAGGATAGTTGGAACGACATTACACAGAGGATCAACCCACTTGCCAAGGCCATGGTGCAGGCAGACACAGAACTGGACAATAAATGTAATGGCATgcagggtgaaaaaaatgaagcgtGCAAGCAAATTGTTAGAGgtttaaaacatatatatggcattaaaaaaggagaaacaaaaaaagagccAAGCAAGACTAGTAACAGGATATTTAAGCAAATTATGTCATGCTTTATATTAAATGTGTATTCAGATCTTATTAAGGATAAATGTACGAACACGAGTATTAACGTACAGGATTTATTTAATGTAGGAAAGGATCTTTACACAGATGAGTGTAAGGAGAAACCATGTGACCCATGTAAATGGGACACATGTGATGATATGAATTTcaataaaaagaatttacgaaatgaaataaaaacagagCTTCAGAAGGATGAAGAAATACAGAGTGCTCTGGAagctataaaaaaaatatgtcaaCAGAATGCGAAACCACCTGAATCAGCCCAAACTAATGCTGACCAAAGTGGAGGATCATCCTCCAGTGGTGGAAGTAAACCTCCCGCACCAGGAGGAGCACCAGCTGCGGAAAAAACTAAGGACAGCGGGGAACTAGCAAAGAAAGACGAAGTAGTTAGCAATATTGTACCATCAGGTAAGGAAGATATGGATCTACCTCCCTTGGAGGATGAAGATGTTCACCACACAAAAAGTAGTTTGGATGAAGACGAAGAGAAGTGGATGAGGAGCAATCCTAAAGGATCACATGTTTCGGTCGTTGAATCATCTACCCAATTAATTCCTGAACCCAATGTTCCTGTAGGTAcaaagaatgaaaataaagtTGGGAGCTCAATGCGTGATCCTCCCACACATGCAGACATCCAACCTCCAAGCACAGGAACAGACACTCAAACTCCATCAGGATCCGCACCCCAAAGTCCAG CTGCGCCCGCTACTAATCATGTAGCCGataatgaaaagaagaaaagtatGAATACTCAGGATGATGATACAGCGAAATCTGGTGCTGGTCCAAGAGGTCCAGCGAGTACCGAAGGTGGGGAAGTTATAGGAGGCCAGGGAGGTCAGGCTTCTGCAGGTTCGGGTACTTCACAAGATGTTGGTACCGCAGGTAATAGTCAAGATGGTACGGCTGATGGTGCAGAAGCAGAGCCTCATGGTGAAGCTCCAGGTGCTGCAGCTGCTCCTGGTCTAGCTGGTCCCGCTCGTCTAGCACCACGGCCATCTATAGTGATACCATCAATACATGGTCCAAGAGGGACTGGAGGACACGGTTCAAAAGTTCCTATACTGAAGCCCACAGAAGCCAGGGGTCCCCCTTCCGCTGTCCCAATTAGTAGCAAGATTGACAACCTTCCTGatctccttaccccataccttcctaccattcctgtctTCCTTGGTATGTCTGCtatgagttatctcctttggaag tACTTTGTCTTGCCCCGTAAAAGAAGACGTCACAGAAGAGTTCATCAAGTACGTGCTCCTCCAACTGTACAAGAACAGCTCTTTcctcatgtggacgaccaggcagatggtccacataaatataccttagtaaaggaacgcagacaaccaagatctgttcCAACAAGAACGATGAAgccaaaaaaacagggcgtCGGTCGTCGTGTTGGCCACAGgaccattattgatattcatttagaactcttagacgaatgtcaaaaaggggatctgcattcgacgaaggaagacttttttgaaattttggttcaagaatttatgggaagcaattttatagaggaacaaaatgtcCCAAGTCctgatttcgg gttccaagctCAGATTCCGGATTTTGGGAGGGAAAACtctgttcctgaggaacaaatttttagGCATAATATCTCTAatgaacaggttccatgttcagattccgggtttatgaaggaaaactttgttccaaaggaaggtgttcctagggaacgggttccaagttcagattccgtgTTCAGGGAAGAAGACgtttttcctaaggaaaatgttcctggtgttgatgttcctatggaacaggttcaaaattcagattccgggtttctggaggaagactttgttcctaaagaAGAAGTTCCTAAGAAAGGAgtccctaaggaaggtgttcctgaggaagatattcctaaggaacaggttccgaGTTTAGAtaccgggtttagggaggaaaactttgttcctgaggaaattgtgttcctaaggaagaatttCCTAGGGATCAGGTTCGAAGTTCagggttccgggtttagggaggaaggctCTGTTCCTATGAAACAAGTTTCTATGGAAGATGTTCCCTGA
- a CDS encoding Dna repair exonuclease: MEGGGERDVSSRRRPLLRGTHRKRMQRTTHHNGSDGNSSEGHPTDSPPSCKSRNGDQAKTEANRTKVLSLKSLYSRLHRTSELMLKGEDKPDQVCEKDAHMTGEDYAEVSTPNRKLDLPSSRRGMQQRGRTRKIHDVKGTLGNVNDIRKYFTQEDRRSTSAREGSNGASFQASSDSDVGAQRKTRLGEKTSRNGSTRGRVVNKPGQQIDALSDQFHHPPITNYNDQSISRVLKGDPLQGIPRKDVDEEEPSGSIPRSGLCRGTFKRESNKERIKNPLDGHNGQKKDDSMDSLSPHWRVRRIGGIINTEEDDAKSEEKYEQRDTSPMRQPKGTKYNSIKEEEKNTKLRNLSLEDIKNSLRKNEPDTLKILLCTDNHLGYKENNAVQRKDTFNSFEEILFVAKKLNVDLILNSGDLFHKNKVSEYTLFKSMGIIRRYCHVSGYGDSQGGTESVEASPTRGTHPRKALLKKVNSCDYEWYGGDEKLDLSEQNSHSEGSTRSDIRSHSEGSTLGERQHPCDEVRMCSVKEKVETAIPFFTIHGNHDYPYSCDYISPLDILHVGKLINYIGKSSLNKIVVKPVLLNKEETKIAIYAIGWIKDERLHRAFEEKKVKFMLPSDYTSRINILVLHQNRHMRCAYGNDLKNFIKESFIPSFVDLVIWGHEHFSKPYLEESSFQSFFSLQLGSSVRTSLCANEYGDKYIGLLEIRKERFRFLKIQLESVRPFELKDIRLANYNLNFNEESVLKQFLNEQVNAILETLQLSFREQVKRYYLFRRAFLRGEHNIATNNIATNNIAIKEELRCQLFEKHPTLPSDVLTKRELLDEYFDSVISDQDVTHFLNNLQDEEFYSTTFIHVAFSTPNDTFDLLKIKKGVYERPLIKLKVEYDDINIINTQLFGSTFANRVGNPSEFLTFYRKKGKTTSGGTKEGQPTNTSDTTTMGNEPTNMENINEYNKVFDILFHYCQLKDKLCILNEKTIRETILNFISNSNSSFNSETTGTSDYCSIISMVNDSTRRKVDLLEGNLRDVPVESLTEEYLAEVLKNLAGE; this comes from the coding sequence ATGGAGGGGGGCGGCGAAAGGGACGTCTCCTCAAGGCGTCGCCCCCTCTTGAGGGGCACCCATAGGAAAAGGATGCAACGCACCACTCATCACAACGGCAGTGATGGGAACTCCAGTGAGGGACACCCCACTGACTCCCCCCCAAGTTGCAAAAGCAGAAATGGTGACCAAGCCAAAACGGAAGCCAACCGAACGAAGGTCCTATCGTTGAAAAGTCTGTACAGCAGGCTACACAGAACGAGTGAGCTCATGCTGAAGGGGGAGGACAAACCAGACCAGGTGTGTGAGAAGGATGCACATATGACCGGTGAGGACTATGCGGAGGTCTCTACTCCCAATCGGAAACTGGATCTCCCCTCCAGCCGCAGGGGGATGCAACAAAGAGGGCGCACCAGGAAAATACACGATGTGAAGGGGACCCTGGGGAATGTAAACGATattagaaaatattttacgcAGGAGGACAGACGGAGCACTTCGGCAAGGGAGGGGTCTAATGGGGCGTCTTTCCAGGCGAGCAGCGATTCCGATGTGGGCGCCCAAAGAAAGACCCGTTTGGGAGAGAAGACCAGCAGGAATGGCTCCACAAGGGGGCGCGTCGTAAACAAGCCTGGTCAGCAAATAGACGCTCTTAGTGACCAATTCCATCACCCGCCAATAACCAACTACAACGATCAGTCGATTAGTCGTGTTTTGAAAGGGGACCCACTGCAGGGTATCCCAAGAAAAGACGTAGATGAGGAGGAACCCAGTGGAAGTATCCCCAGAAGCGGCCTCTGCAGGGGGACCTTCAAAAGGGAGAGTaacaaagaaagaataaagaatCCCTTGGATGGACACAATGGTCAGAAGAAGGATGACTCGATGGACAGTCTGTCGCCACACTGGAGGGTGCGTAGAATCGGAGGGATCATCAACACGGAAGAGGATGACGCCAAGTCGGAGGAAAAATACGAACAACGTGACACTTCCCCCATGCGTCAACCCAAAGGAACAAAGTATAATAgcataaaggaggaagaaaaaaatacaaagctTAGAAACTTAAGTCTGGAAGACATAAAGAACAGTCTCCGAAAAAACGAACCAGATACGTTAAAGATTTTACTATGCACCGACAACCACTTAGGCTACAAGGAAAACAATGCCGTGCAAAGGAAGGACACGTTCAACTCGTTTGAAGAAATCCTTTTCGTggcgaaaaaattaaatgtgGATCTGATTCTTAATAGCGGGGATCTGTTTCACAAGAATAAAGTTTCTGAGTATACACTGTTTAAGTCCATGGGGATTATTAGGAGGTACTGTCACGTGAGTGGTTATGGGGATTCCCAAGGGGGGACTGAATCGGTAGAAGCTTCCCCAACGAGGGGAACACATCCAAGAAAAGCACTCCTGAAAAAGGTGAACAGTTGCGATTATGAATGGTACGGGGGGGATGAGAAACTCGATCTGAGTGAGCAGAACAGCCATAGTGAGGGAAGCACCCGAAGTGATATACGCAGCCACAGTGAAGGAAGTACCCTCGGGGAGAGACAGCACCCCTGTGATGAAGTACGCATGTGCTCCGTGAAGGAGAAAGTCGAAACGGCTATCCCGTTCTTTACGATACACGGAAATCACGACTACCCCTACAGCTGCGATTATATTAGCCCGTTGGATATACTGCACGTTGGTAAGCTGATCAACTACATTGGGAAAAGCAGCCTCAATAAAATCGTAGTAAAGCCAGTACTGCTAAACAAGGAGGAGACGAAAATAGCCATTTATGCCATCGGGTGGATCAAGGATGAACGTCTACACAGAGCATTCgaagagaagaaagtgaagTTCATGCTCCCAAGTGACTACACCAGTAGGATAAACATCCTCGTGTTACATCAGAATAGACACATGAGATGTGCATATGGAAAtgacttaaaaaattttattaaagaaTCCTTCATCCCTAGTTTTGTAGATTTAGTCATATGGGGacatgaacatttttccaAACCCTACTTGGAGGAAAGTTCCTTCCaatcttttttctccttgcaGTTGGGTTCGTCTGTACGGACATCTCTTTGTGCAAATGAGTACGGAGATAAATACATCGGGTTGCTGGAAATTAGGAAGGAACGATTTCGGTTTTTGAAAATCCAACTGGAAAGCGTCAGACCCTTCGAACTGAAGGATATCAGATTAGCCAATTATAACCTAAATTTTAACGAGGAGTCCGTGCTGAAGCAGTTTTTAAACGAACAGGTTAATGCCATTCTGGAGACACTTCAACTGAGTTTCCGTGAGCAGGTGAAGCGCTACTACCTGTTCAGGCGGGCCTTCCTACGCGGGGAACACAACATTGCAACAAACAACATTGCAACAAACAACATTGCAATAAAGGAGGAGCTTCGTTGCCAACTGTTCGAAAAACACCCCACCCTGCCGAGCGACGTCTTGACCAAACGGGAACTCCTGGATGAGTACTTCGACTCGGTCATCTCCGACCAGGACGTGACCCACTTCCTAAACAACCTACAGGACGAAGAGTTCTACTCCACCACCTTCATCCACGTCGCCTTCTCCACCCCAAATGACACATTCGATCtgttgaaaataaaaaaaggagtctACGAGAGACCACTAATCAAATTAAAGGTAGAGTATGACGACATTAACATTATAAATACGCAGCTGTTCGGTTCGACTTTTGCCAACCGGGTAGGGAACCCATCCGAGTTCCTCACGttttacagaaaaaagggaaaaacaacaaGCGGAGGGACTAAGGAGGGTCAGCCCACCAACACCAGTGATACCACCACCATGGGGAATGAACCTACCAACATGGAAAACATAAATGAATACAACAAGGTCTTCGATATCCTTTTCCATTACTGCCAACTGAAGGACAAGCTATGCATCTTAAACGAAAAGACCATTAGGGAAACGATACTTAACTTCATTAGCAATTCTAACTCTTCTTTTAATTCTGAGACGACTGGCACGTCTGACTACTGCAGTATCATCTCCATGGTCAATGATTCGACGCGTAGGAAAGTGGACCTCCTCGAGGGGAACCTTCGGGATGTCCCTGTGGAGAGCCTAACGGAGGAGTACCTCGCGGAAGTGCTTAAGAATCTTGCCGGGGAGTGA
- a CDS encoding Proteasome subunit beta type, giving the protein MRKGYPSSDFAIGSRDTSKIGNNEREKKRFSREAYQGSIFNYNGGCVLGMSGAQCVAIACDLRLGSNNFTTVSTNFTKVFKMNDYVYVGLSGLATDIQTLYELLRYRVNLYEIRQETPMDIDCFANMLSSILYANRFSPYFVNPIVVGFRVKHTFDDEGKKICTFEPYLTAYDLIGAKCETKDFVVNGVTSEQLYGMCESLYIKDQDKDGLFETISQCLLSALDRDCLSGWGAEVYVLTPDTVMKKKLKARMD; this is encoded by the exons ATGCGAAAAGGCTACCCCTCCTCCGACTTCGCAATAGGAAGCAGAGATA CATCCAAAATAGGGAACAacgaacgggaaaaaaaaagattctCCCGTGAAGCATACCAA GGCTCCATCTTCAACTACAACGGGGGGTGCGTCCTCGGAATGAGCGGCGCACAATGTGTTGCCATTGCGTGTGACCTTCGGCTTGGTTCAAACAATTTCACCACCGTCAGCACAAATTTCACCAAGGTATTTAAAATGAACGACTACGTGTATGTGGGCCTAAGCGGACTGGCAACAGACATTCAGACTTTGTATGAATTACTAAGGTACCGAGTGAACCTCTACGAAATTAGACAAGAGACCCCCATGGACATAGATTGCTTCGCAAATATGTTGTCGAGCATTTTGTATGCCAATCGATTCTCTCCCTATTTTGTGAATCCCATTGTGGTTGGTTTTCGAGTTAAACACACCTTCGACgatgaggggaaaaagatTTGTACCTTTGAGCCCTACCTCACTGCGTATGACCTGATTGGCGCTAAGTGCGAGACGAAAGATTTTGTCGTGAATGGGGTTACCAGTGAGCAGCTCTACGGAATGTGCGAATCCCTCTACATAAAGGACCAG GACAAGGATGGCCTCTTCGAAACCATCTCCCAGTGCCTGCTCAGCGCCTTGGACAGGGACTGCCTATCCGGATGGGGAGCCGAAGTTTACGTTCT gacgCCCGATACGGtcatgaagaagaagctgaAAGCACGAATGGACTGA
- a CDS encoding Mitochondrial carrier protein, which yields MGNAKEVEVEEKGKLHNVQEPSMLQTLYGSIIASTISRVVLYPLDTVKINKQVDTSNSQVGGDSRPASHACTSNPLKIGRTSFFLPAFIHKFGYRGLYSGFVFSAMTTIPATSLYFCCFEYLKWVKINWNKKLQDEKTGPGQTTTSLSFVNYFTIAFLAEAMSCVLFVPIDVIKERLQAQRYLQLKEYKTSYHLVKDLIRKEGFFRLYRGYISTCLTYGMFGGSFFFLQNMGMNLMKRLEIESSNLNSLKLNLICSMLSGIITSPLEVVRIRYQLQEKNRTPFFYSSSVDGIKKLWNEGSGKIFNLFKGNLYRCSLVCLSMTMNVTIIDLYKQFA from the exons atgGGTAACGCCAAGGAAGTAGAAgtggaggagaaaggaaaactACACAATGTGCAAG AACCCTCCATGTTGCAGACCTTATACGGGTCGATCATCGCCTCGACAATCAGCAGAGTTGTGCTCTACCCACTTGACacggtaaaaataaataagcaggTAGACACGAGCAACAGCCAAGTGGGGGGTGATTCCAGGCCAGCTAGCCACGCATGCACCTCCAATCCATTGAAGATAGGACgcacctcctttttccttcctgcgtTTATCCATAAATTTGGATACAGGGGGCTCTACAGTGGTTTTGT CTTCTCCGCCATGACGACCATCCCCGCCACGAGCCTCTACTTCTGCTGCTTCGAGTACCTGAAGTgggtaaaaataaactggaacaaaaaattgcaagACGAAAAAACGGGGCCCGGACAGACAACCACTTCGTTGAGTTTTGTGAATTACTTCACCATAG CTTTCCTGGCAGAGGCCATGTCCTGCGTCCTGTTCGTCCCCATTGATGTAATTAAGGAGAGGCTGCAG GCGCAACGGTATTTGCAACTGAAGGAGTACAAGACGTCCTACCACCTGGTGAAGGATTTAATTCGCAAGGAGGGCTTCTTCAGG CTGTACAGAGGCTACATCTCCACCTGCTTAACCTACGGCATGTTTGGAggctccttcttctttctccaaaat ATGGGAATGAACCTCATGAAAAGACTAGAGATCGAATCGTCCAATTTGAACAGCCTCAAATTGAACCTCATTTGTTCGATGCTGTCTGGGATTATAACTTCCCCCCTTGAAGTAGTCAGGATAAG ATACCAACTGCAGGAAAAGAACAggaccccctttttttacagcAGCTCCGTTGAC GGAATTAAGAAGCTGTGGAATGAAGGCAGCGGGAAGATTTTTAACCTCTTCAAAGGAAACCTCTACCGATGCTCCCTGGTGTGCCTCAGCATGACCATGAACGTCACGATCATAGACCTATACAAGCAGTTCGCGTGA